The following is a genomic window from Clostridium fungisolvens.
AAGTCCATTACATTGAATATTATATTCGCCGTATTCAGAAGCAATATTCTTTGTTAACATCTTAAGTCCACCTTTTGCAGCTGCATAAGCTGAAACTGTTTCTCTTCCTAACTCACTCATCATTGAACATATGTTTATTATCTTTCCATGTCCTTTTTTAATCATTCCTGGTATTACAGCCTTTGATACTATAAAAGGTGCATTTAAGTCAACATCAATAACCTTTCTGAAATCTTCAGCTTTCATTTCAATCATCGGAATTCTCTTTATTATTCCAGCATTATTTACAAGGATATCAACTACTCCCACTTCTTTTTCTATCTTCGCTACAGTCTCATTTACTATTTGTTCATCTGTAACATCACATACATATCCAAAAGCTTTTATACCTTCTGCTTCATAAGCTTTTATTCCTTTATCCACTAATTCTTGATTAATATCGTTAAATACTATGGTTGCCCCAGCTTCTGCATAAGCCTTTGCAATACCCAAACCTATGCCATATGATGCACCTGTAACAAATGCAATTTTACCTTCTAGCGAAAAGCTTTTTAATATACTCATTACTCAATTCCTCCTAAATTTAATTTTCTTTTCTTTTGATATAATAATTATACATTTAAGTTTTAACTATTTCTTGTTATATTCTTCTAAAAATATTGCAAATTTTGAACTACAAATTATAACTTATACTATCTTTTGAGTCCAGGCGTTAAAGTAGTATATCTGTATATGGTAACAATTGTATATTACCAAACATACTTTAGTGCTATAGAGTGATATTAAGTGAGATGAAGGTAAAAAATGGTTTACGAAAAACAATTATCTTTAATAGAAGCCAATTTAAAAATAAATTTTGAAGGAAAATCATTAAAGTTTATAGATCCTATATATCGAGATATAAATCGTTATTTTCTCCCCTTTTTGGAGTTTATTAAACAGATAAAAGGCAAGTTTAATATCA
Proteins encoded in this region:
- a CDS encoding gluconate 5-dehydrogenase yields the protein MSILKSFSLEGKIAFVTGASYGIGLGIAKAYAEAGATIVFNDINQELVDKGIKAYEAEGIKAFGYVCDVTDEQIVNETVAKIEKEVGVVDILVNNAGIIKRIPMIEMKAEDFRKVIDVDLNAPFIVSKAVIPGMIKKGHGKIINICSMMSELGRETVSAYAAAKGGLKMLTKNIASEYGEYNIQCNGLGPGYIATPQTEPLRTEGHPFNSFIIAKTPAARWGTPEDLTGPAIFLASDASDFVNGHVLYVDGGILAYIGKQPE